One genomic window of Euwallacea fornicatus isolate EFF26 chromosome 7, ASM4011564v1, whole genome shotgun sequence includes the following:
- the gw gene encoding protein Gawky isoform X2, with product MRAPTPSEPKSNIFPTYQVPQESAMRGSAPLPVQDEIAWAHRGGRADPPNRPNGVRPQSRELAASSVIFGSGRGPEAPAPNLKLQSVTDNCLLNSVTVPKIQRNDRYTVAHNNLTNNNNVASDKLDDSRKFGALPLGRDIPNQKSDDLEVLDALENLNLTTLHCDSNDKNDDATDAEEYLCHKQIKLRTTFDDDNLQGYSVPLRLRGGGESSLSTGTSGWGTPPSQQGNNNNVNNTSGWGTANASNQNAAGTQQWNNNANRSPASSQSDANKTNAGGQQPPASQSNSTGWGQPGSKPPTGSNAPPAAPPSASNSVPVNAPTNTTKQQLEQLNNMREAIFSTDGWGGHVNQDTQWDIPASPEPTLKMDASAGGPPPWKPAVNNGTELWEANLRNGGQPPPQPQQKTPWGHTPSTNIGGTWGEDDDTTDSSNVWTGVPNNQQQWGNNNSNQMWGGATGGNTSGWGDPRAGADPRAAAAAAAVAAMDGMRPDLRAAAAASGLDPRQLDPREQMRQMSGGDMRGDPRGITGRLNGAGADFWSQSGPHAGPGGMHHPNKMPVGPGNAAGWEEPSPPTQRRNMPNYDDGTSLWGAPQPGTHWKGIPTGAAAMGAGRAGPPGMAPGRKPDGGVWSGGGRNGWDEVGGGPGGAAWVDEPGAPWSKPKGPGGLWDSNDLDWGHKSQQKPQLTKEQVWNSKQFRMLVDMGYKKEDVENALRVREMNVEDALEFLSPLRGRGNDGWSAGGRHEDHFEHNQFPGPQRGAYPGIGGPAGNPLATGGFPPGAGPGLLNSSGGGAGQGNSSLINSISPAVVHKMLNQSQNSGGVGGQGFVGSSGGRPMQPQGQPSTQQLRMLVQQIQMAVQAGYLNHQILNQPLAPQTLFLLNQLLQQIKTLQQLNNQQQIHVQSSKGNMTNPALMQYSVLITKTKQQIMNIQNQIQAQQALYVKQQQGNIGGYDFKANPMHDSINALQGSFADLALNKDANQQQSRLNQWINKDKEESIEFSRAPGSSSKPVATSPNMGPLGLTQPDGPWSSGRSGDTGWPDSSGGDASNDVKEAQWTAAPQPSLTDLVPEFEPGKPWKGNQIKSIEDDPSITPGSVVRSPLSLAAINVKDNELFGINASKSPPASDAMQSLSSSTWSFNPPSTSSAFTSSQVKLPSSKGNLGDLNPGTAVTSELWPTQKSRGPPPGLAGKGGGGSLANGWTGQLGGGSAPWSGNAAQRNSGNWGGSGGASQWLLLRNLTAQIDGSTLRTLCMQHGPLLSFHLHLHQGFALAKYSSREEATKAQTALNNCVLGNTTILAENPTDWDANTLMQNIAANQQSGSSGGWRSSSTKPGGAGDTWSSTAWPNNPSSLWGNSTLDSSDPARATPSSLNSFLPNDLLGGESM from the exons ATGCGCGCCCCCACCCCCTCCGAGCCGAAGTCTAATATATTTCCTACCTATCAAGTGCCTCAAGAGTCAGCCATGCGGGGCAGCGCACCCCTACCAGTACAAGACGAAATCGCGTGGGCGCATCGGGGGGGTCGAGCCGACCCCCCGAACCGTCCTAATGGCGTTCGCCCCCAATCCCGGGAGCTCGCCGCCTCATCTGTGATATTTGGCTCTGGTCGGGGCCCCGAGGCCCCCGCCCCTAATCTTAAGCTGCAATCTGTGACCGATAACTGTCTTCTGAACTCTGTTACCGTACCAAAAATACAACGTAATGACCGCTACACGGTCGCCCACAATAAtttaactaataataataatgtagcTAGCGATAAGTTAGATGATAGTCGTAAGTTTGGTGCTTTGCCCCTCGGACGAGACATTCCCAACCAAAAGTCTGATGACCTCGAAGTACTCGACGCTTTGGAGAACCTGAACTTGACTACTCTTCACTGCGATAGCAACGACAAGAACGATGATGCGACTGATGCTGAAGAATACTTGTGCCACAA GCAAATCAAATTGCGCACAACTTTCGATGATGACAACCTACAAGGATATTCGGTCCCCTTGAGGTTACGAGGAGGTGGAGAAAGCTCTCTCAGCACTGGTACCTCTGGATGGGGCACCCCTCCTTCTCAACAGGGCAATAACAATAATG TGAATAATACGAGCGGCTGGGGTACTGCGAATGCTTCGAATCAAAACGCCGCGGGTACCCAGCAGTGGAACAACAATGCTAATCGCTCACCCGCTTCTTCACAAAGCGACG CCAACAAAACAAACGCAGGTGGCCAGCAGCCTCCGGCTTCACAATCCAACAGCACTGGTTGGGGCCAGCCAGGATCAAAGCCTCCGACTGGTAGCAATGCGCCCCCGGCGGCTCCACCTTCAGCGTCCAACAGCGTCCCCGTCAACGCCCCCACTAACACCACTAAGCAGCAGCTCGAACAGTTAAACAACATGCGTGAAGCCATCTTCAGTACTGATGGCTGGGGCGGGCACGTCAATCAAGACACTCAGTGGGACATTCCGGCCAGTCCAGAACCAACTTTAAAGATGGATGCCAGTGCTGGAGGACCACCCCCGTGGAAACCAGCAGTTAATAATGGAACAGAGTTATGGGAGGCGAATTTGCGCAATGGAGGCCAGCCTCCGCCGCAGCCTCAACAGAAAACCCCATGGGGTCATACCCCCTCCACCAATATTGGCGGGACTTGGGGCGAAGATGATGACACTACCGATAGCTCGAATGTGTGGACTGGAGTTCCCAATAATCAACAACAATGGGGAAACAATAATTCGAATCAAATGTGGGGAG GCGCGACAGGCGGTAACACTTCAGGTTGGGGTGATCCCCGTGCTGGTGCCGATCCGCGCGCAGCCGCGGCAGCGGCTGCCGTTGCTGCAATGGATGGAATGCGACCCGATCTTCGCGCAGCCGCCGCAGCTTCAGGACTCGACCCAAGACAGCTCGATCCTCGAGAACAAATGCGTCAAATGAGTGGAGGCGATATGCGTGGTGACCCTAGAG GAATCACCGGAAGACTGAACGGCGCCGGCGCTGATTTTTGGAGCCAGAGCGGACCTCACGCCGGACCAGGTGGCATGCACCATCCCAATAAGATGCCCGTGGGGCCTGGCAATGCTGCCGGTTGGGAGGAACCTTCCCCCCCGACTCAGAGACGAAATATGCCGAACTACGATGACGGTACTTCCTTATGGGGTGCCCCCCAACCAG GGACTCATTGGAAAGGTATTCCTACAGGCGCGGCCGCTATGGGCGCAGGTAGGGCTGGGCCACCCGGCATGGCCCCTGGACGCAAGCCCGATGGTGGTGTCTGGAGTGGTGGTGGTCGCAACGGATGGGATGAGGTAGGCGGAGGTCCCGGAGGAGCTGCCTGGGTAGACGAGCCAGGAGCCCCGTGGTCCAAGCCCAAGGGCCCTGGAGGTTTGTGGGATTCTAATGATTTGGATTGGGGACACAAGTCGCAGCAAAAGCCTCAGCTTACGAAGGAGCAAGTATGGAACTCGAAACAGTTTCGAATGCTCGTTGATATGGGATATAAG AAAGAGGACGTAGAAAACGCTCTTAGAGTGCGCGAAATGAACGTGGAAGATGCGTTAGAGTTTCTCAGTCCTCTGCGCGGTCGTGGTAACGACGGCTGGAGTGCTGGTGGTCGTCACGAGGACCATTTCGAGCACAACCAATTCCCGGGACCCCAGCGAGGCGCGTATCCCGGTATCGGAGGCCCCGCTGGAAATCCCTTGGCAACTGGTGGTTTTCCTCCAGGTGCCGGTCCCGGCCTGCTTAACAGCTCAGGCGGCGGTGCTGGTCAAGGCAACAG CTCTTTAATTAACAGTATTTCTCCGGCCGTGGTCCACAAAATGCTAAATCAGTCTCAAAATTCTGGAGGCGTAGGTGGTCAAGGATTTGTAGGATCTTCAGGAGGACGGCCGATGCAGCCACAGGGACAACCCTCTACTCAACAGTTGCGCATGCTCGTTCAACAAATACAAATGGCTGTTCAAGCTGGGTATCTGAACCATCAG atATTAAATCAGCCTCTTGCTCCTCAGACTCTATTTCTTCTTAATCAATTACTTCAGCAGATAAAGACGCTGCAGCAACTAAATAATCAGCAGCAAATACACGTTCAATCGTCGAAGGGAAACATGACCAATCCAGCTCTAATGCAGTATTCGGTTCTCATTACCAAGACTAAGCAACAAATCATGAACATTCAA AATCAGATTCAAGCCCAGCAAGCTCTTTACGTCAAGCAACAACAGGGCAACATTGGGGGGTACGACTTCAAAGCTAATCCGATGCATGACTCAATCAACGCCTTGCAAGGCAGTTTCGCTGATTTGGCTTTAAACAAAGATGCG AATCAGCAGCAGTCAAGACTTAACCAGTGGATAAACAAAGACAAAGAGGAGAGCATCGAATTTAGCCGAGCTCCCGGTTCCTCATCCAAGCCAGTAGCTACCTCACCGAACATGGGGCCGTTGGGATTAACTCAGCCCGATGG ACCCTGGTCGAGCGGCCGTTCCGGGGACACCGGCTGGCCGGATTCTAGCGGTGGCGACGCTTCCAACGACGTGAAAGAAGCACAGTGGACCGCAGCGCCCCAACCTTCCTTGACTGATCTCGTACCTGAATTTGAACCTGGAAAACCGTGGAAG GGCAATCAGATCAAATCGATTGAAGACGATCCGAGCATCACGCCCGGTTCAGTGGTGCGCTCGCCGCTGTCGCTCGCCGCCATCAACGTCAAAGATAACGAGCTGTTCGGCATTAATGCGAGCAAGAGTCCTCCGGCTAGTGACGCCATGCAATCTCTCAGCTCATCCACGTGGTCGTTTAACCCCCCTTCTACCTCTAGTGCTTTCACCag TTCTCAAGTCAAGCTACCCTCAAGCAAAGGTAACTTGGGTGACTTGAATCCCGGCACCGCAGTTACCTCGGAACTATGGCCAACACAGAAGTCACGCGGCCCACCACCCGGTCTAGCAGGCAAAGGGGGCGGCGGTAGTCTCGCTAATGGGTGGACCGGACAATTAGGAGGTGGTTCAGCACCATGGAGCGGCAATGCGGCTCAACGCAACTCCGGTAACTGGGGCGGGTCTGGTGGAGCTTCCCAGTGGCTGCTATTGAGAAATTTAACCGCCCAG ATTGATGGATCGACTCTAAGAACGCTTTGCATGCAACATGGCCCATTGCTAAGTTTCCACCTTCACCTACACCAAGGTTTTGCACTTGCCAAATATTCATCCCGCGAGGAGGCCACGAAG GCGCAGACAGCGTTGAATAACTGCGTTCTCGGCAACACGACAATTCTTGCTGAAAACCCCACAGATTGGGACGCCAACACTCTGATGCAGAACATCGCCGCCAACCAGCAGAGCGGTTCTTCTGGAGGATGGCGCAGTTCCTCGACTAAACCGG GTGGGGCTGGTGACACATGGAGTTCAACGGCATGGCCTAACAACCCGTCAAGTCTCTGGGGTAACTCCACCCTGGACTCGAGCGACCCGGCCAGAGCTACCCCCTCCAGCCTGAACTCATTCTTACCCAACGACTTACTAGGCGGTGAGTCAatgtaa
- the gw gene encoding protein Gawky isoform X4: MRAPTPSEPKSNIFPTYQVPQESAMRGSAPLPVQDEIAWAHRGGRADPPNRPNGVRPQSRELAASSVIFGSGRGPEAPAPNLKLQSVTDNCLLNSVTVPKIQRNDRYTVAHNNLTNNNNVASDKLDDSRKFGALPLGRDIPNQKSDDLEVLDALENLNLTTLHCDSNDKNDDATDAEEYLCHKQIKLRTTFDDDNLQGYSVPLRLRGGGESSLSTGTSGWGTPPSQQGNNNNVNNTSGWGTANASNQNAAGTQQWNNNANRSPASSQSDANKTNAGGQQPPASQSNSTGWGQPGSKPPTGSNAPPAAPPSASNSVPVNAPTNTTKQQLEQLNNMREAIFSTDGWGGHVNQDTQWDIPASPEPTLKMDASAGGPPPWKPAVNNGTELWEANLRNGGQPPPQPQQKTPWGHTPSTNIGGTWGEDDDTTDSSNVWTGVPNNQQQWGNNNSNQMWGGKGATGGNTSGWGDPRAGADPRAAAAAAAVAAMDGMRPDLRAAAAASGLDPRQLDPREQMRQMSGGDMRGDPRGITGRLNGAGADFWSQSGPHAGPGGMHHPNKMPVGPGNAAGWEEPSPPTQRRNMPNYDDGTSLWGAPQPGAAAMGAGRAGPPGMAPGRKPDGGVWSGGGRNGWDEVGGGPGGAAWVDEPGAPWSKPKGPGGLWDSNDLDWGHKSQQKPQLTKEQVWNSKQFRMLVDMGYKKEDVENALRVREMNVEDALEFLSPLRGRGNDGWSAGGRHEDHFEHNQFPGPQRGAYPGIGGPAGNPLATGGFPPGAGPGLLNSSGGGAGQGNSSLINSISPAVVHKMLNQSQNSGGVGGQGFVGSSGGRPMQPQGQPSTQQLRMLVQQIQMAVQAGYLNHQILNQPLAPQTLFLLNQLLQQIKTLQQLNNQQQIHVQSSKGNMTNPALMQYSVLITKTKQQIMNIQNQIQAQQALYVKQQQGNIGGYDFKANPMHDSINALQGSFADLALNKDANQQQSRLNQWINKDKEESIEFSRAPGSSSKPVATSPNMGPLGLTQPDGPWSSGRSGDTGWPDSSGGDASNDVKEAQWTAAPQPSLTDLVPEFEPGKPWKGNQIKSIEDDPSITPGSVVRSPLSLAAINVKDNELFGINASKSPPASDAMQSLSSSTWSFNPPSTSSAFTSSQVKLPSSKGNLGDLNPGTAVTSELWPTQKSRGPPPGLAGKGGGGSLANGWTGQLGGGSAPWSGNAAQRNSGNWGGSGGASQWLLLRNLTAQIDGSTLRTLCMQHGPLLSFHLHLHQGFALAKYSSREEATKAQTALNNCVLGNTTILAENPTDWDANTLMQNIAANQQSGSSGGWRSSSTKPGGAGDTWSSTAWPNNPSSLWGNSTLDSSDPARATPSSLNSFLPNDLLGGESM, encoded by the exons ATGCGCGCCCCCACCCCCTCCGAGCCGAAGTCTAATATATTTCCTACCTATCAAGTGCCTCAAGAGTCAGCCATGCGGGGCAGCGCACCCCTACCAGTACAAGACGAAATCGCGTGGGCGCATCGGGGGGGTCGAGCCGACCCCCCGAACCGTCCTAATGGCGTTCGCCCCCAATCCCGGGAGCTCGCCGCCTCATCTGTGATATTTGGCTCTGGTCGGGGCCCCGAGGCCCCCGCCCCTAATCTTAAGCTGCAATCTGTGACCGATAACTGTCTTCTGAACTCTGTTACCGTACCAAAAATACAACGTAATGACCGCTACACGGTCGCCCACAATAAtttaactaataataataatgtagcTAGCGATAAGTTAGATGATAGTCGTAAGTTTGGTGCTTTGCCCCTCGGACGAGACATTCCCAACCAAAAGTCTGATGACCTCGAAGTACTCGACGCTTTGGAGAACCTGAACTTGACTACTCTTCACTGCGATAGCAACGACAAGAACGATGATGCGACTGATGCTGAAGAATACTTGTGCCACAA GCAAATCAAATTGCGCACAACTTTCGATGATGACAACCTACAAGGATATTCGGTCCCCTTGAGGTTACGAGGAGGTGGAGAAAGCTCTCTCAGCACTGGTACCTCTGGATGGGGCACCCCTCCTTCTCAACAGGGCAATAACAATAATG TGAATAATACGAGCGGCTGGGGTACTGCGAATGCTTCGAATCAAAACGCCGCGGGTACCCAGCAGTGGAACAACAATGCTAATCGCTCACCCGCTTCTTCACAAAGCGACG CCAACAAAACAAACGCAGGTGGCCAGCAGCCTCCGGCTTCACAATCCAACAGCACTGGTTGGGGCCAGCCAGGATCAAAGCCTCCGACTGGTAGCAATGCGCCCCCGGCGGCTCCACCTTCAGCGTCCAACAGCGTCCCCGTCAACGCCCCCACTAACACCACTAAGCAGCAGCTCGAACAGTTAAACAACATGCGTGAAGCCATCTTCAGTACTGATGGCTGGGGCGGGCACGTCAATCAAGACACTCAGTGGGACATTCCGGCCAGTCCAGAACCAACTTTAAAGATGGATGCCAGTGCTGGAGGACCACCCCCGTGGAAACCAGCAGTTAATAATGGAACAGAGTTATGGGAGGCGAATTTGCGCAATGGAGGCCAGCCTCCGCCGCAGCCTCAACAGAAAACCCCATGGGGTCATACCCCCTCCACCAATATTGGCGGGACTTGGGGCGAAGATGATGACACTACCGATAGCTCGAATGTGTGGACTGGAGTTCCCAATAATCAACAACAATGGGGAAACAATAATTCGAATCAAATGTGGGGAGGTAAGG GCGCGACAGGCGGTAACACTTCAGGTTGGGGTGATCCCCGTGCTGGTGCCGATCCGCGCGCAGCCGCGGCAGCGGCTGCCGTTGCTGCAATGGATGGAATGCGACCCGATCTTCGCGCAGCCGCCGCAGCTTCAGGACTCGACCCAAGACAGCTCGATCCTCGAGAACAAATGCGTCAAATGAGTGGAGGCGATATGCGTGGTGACCCTAGAG GAATCACCGGAAGACTGAACGGCGCCGGCGCTGATTTTTGGAGCCAGAGCGGACCTCACGCCGGACCAGGTGGCATGCACCATCCCAATAAGATGCCCGTGGGGCCTGGCAATGCTGCCGGTTGGGAGGAACCTTCCCCCCCGACTCAGAGACGAAATATGCCGAACTACGATGACGGTACTTCCTTATGGGGTGCCCCCCAACCAG GCGCGGCCGCTATGGGCGCAGGTAGGGCTGGGCCACCCGGCATGGCCCCTGGACGCAAGCCCGATGGTGGTGTCTGGAGTGGTGGTGGTCGCAACGGATGGGATGAGGTAGGCGGAGGTCCCGGAGGAGCTGCCTGGGTAGACGAGCCAGGAGCCCCGTGGTCCAAGCCCAAGGGCCCTGGAGGTTTGTGGGATTCTAATGATTTGGATTGGGGACACAAGTCGCAGCAAAAGCCTCAGCTTACGAAGGAGCAAGTATGGAACTCGAAACAGTTTCGAATGCTCGTTGATATGGGATATAAG AAAGAGGACGTAGAAAACGCTCTTAGAGTGCGCGAAATGAACGTGGAAGATGCGTTAGAGTTTCTCAGTCCTCTGCGCGGTCGTGGTAACGACGGCTGGAGTGCTGGTGGTCGTCACGAGGACCATTTCGAGCACAACCAATTCCCGGGACCCCAGCGAGGCGCGTATCCCGGTATCGGAGGCCCCGCTGGAAATCCCTTGGCAACTGGTGGTTTTCCTCCAGGTGCCGGTCCCGGCCTGCTTAACAGCTCAGGCGGCGGTGCTGGTCAAGGCAACAG CTCTTTAATTAACAGTATTTCTCCGGCCGTGGTCCACAAAATGCTAAATCAGTCTCAAAATTCTGGAGGCGTAGGTGGTCAAGGATTTGTAGGATCTTCAGGAGGACGGCCGATGCAGCCACAGGGACAACCCTCTACTCAACAGTTGCGCATGCTCGTTCAACAAATACAAATGGCTGTTCAAGCTGGGTATCTGAACCATCAG atATTAAATCAGCCTCTTGCTCCTCAGACTCTATTTCTTCTTAATCAATTACTTCAGCAGATAAAGACGCTGCAGCAACTAAATAATCAGCAGCAAATACACGTTCAATCGTCGAAGGGAAACATGACCAATCCAGCTCTAATGCAGTATTCGGTTCTCATTACCAAGACTAAGCAACAAATCATGAACATTCAA AATCAGATTCAAGCCCAGCAAGCTCTTTACGTCAAGCAACAACAGGGCAACATTGGGGGGTACGACTTCAAAGCTAATCCGATGCATGACTCAATCAACGCCTTGCAAGGCAGTTTCGCTGATTTGGCTTTAAACAAAGATGCG AATCAGCAGCAGTCAAGACTTAACCAGTGGATAAACAAAGACAAAGAGGAGAGCATCGAATTTAGCCGAGCTCCCGGTTCCTCATCCAAGCCAGTAGCTACCTCACCGAACATGGGGCCGTTGGGATTAACTCAGCCCGATGG ACCCTGGTCGAGCGGCCGTTCCGGGGACACCGGCTGGCCGGATTCTAGCGGTGGCGACGCTTCCAACGACGTGAAAGAAGCACAGTGGACCGCAGCGCCCCAACCTTCCTTGACTGATCTCGTACCTGAATTTGAACCTGGAAAACCGTGGAAG GGCAATCAGATCAAATCGATTGAAGACGATCCGAGCATCACGCCCGGTTCAGTGGTGCGCTCGCCGCTGTCGCTCGCCGCCATCAACGTCAAAGATAACGAGCTGTTCGGCATTAATGCGAGCAAGAGTCCTCCGGCTAGTGACGCCATGCAATCTCTCAGCTCATCCACGTGGTCGTTTAACCCCCCTTCTACCTCTAGTGCTTTCACCag TTCTCAAGTCAAGCTACCCTCAAGCAAAGGTAACTTGGGTGACTTGAATCCCGGCACCGCAGTTACCTCGGAACTATGGCCAACACAGAAGTCACGCGGCCCACCACCCGGTCTAGCAGGCAAAGGGGGCGGCGGTAGTCTCGCTAATGGGTGGACCGGACAATTAGGAGGTGGTTCAGCACCATGGAGCGGCAATGCGGCTCAACGCAACTCCGGTAACTGGGGCGGGTCTGGTGGAGCTTCCCAGTGGCTGCTATTGAGAAATTTAACCGCCCAG ATTGATGGATCGACTCTAAGAACGCTTTGCATGCAACATGGCCCATTGCTAAGTTTCCACCTTCACCTACACCAAGGTTTTGCACTTGCCAAATATTCATCCCGCGAGGAGGCCACGAAG GCGCAGACAGCGTTGAATAACTGCGTTCTCGGCAACACGACAATTCTTGCTGAAAACCCCACAGATTGGGACGCCAACACTCTGATGCAGAACATCGCCGCCAACCAGCAGAGCGGTTCTTCTGGAGGATGGCGCAGTTCCTCGACTAAACCGG GTGGGGCTGGTGACACATGGAGTTCAACGGCATGGCCTAACAACCCGTCAAGTCTCTGGGGTAACTCCACCCTGGACTCGAGCGACCCGGCCAGAGCTACCCCCTCCAGCCTGAACTCATTCTTACCCAACGACTTACTAGGCGGTGAGTCAatgtaa